In Pseudodesulfovibrio sp. S3, a genomic segment contains:
- a CDS encoding M48 family metalloprotease: MKRRDRDGQLSRREFLKAGTMTAAALTLGGCAKNPVTGQSQFMLVSEEQEVQMDRDASPQQLSNDYGTTQDMALNEYVNGVGKSLSEKSHRPQMPFNYNVVNANYVNAYAFPGGTIACTRGIMLEVDNEAELAALLGHEIGHVNARHTSSRLSSQMVIGGVAGLGGAVIGAKYGGAWGSLAGGLGGLGAGLLLASYSRDDERQADALGMEYMTRAQYNPDGMIGLMEMLNEQHGREPSALEVMFATHPMSSERLSTARKTANEKYLGKKEYAVYRERYMDNTAELRKLGPAIKDMQQAEKLGGEKKYVEAEGKMSTALKAAPNDYTGLLLMSKLLMAQKKYDAALPYAQKAEQVYPGEAQAHQVSGVLLVQAKKYDQAYDSFAGYDKALPGNPYVGFFKGYSQEGMGNRDQAAREYYQFLQKVNKGDQAQHAYNRLVEWGYVR; encoded by the coding sequence ATGAAACGAAGAGATAGGGACGGACAACTGAGTCGCCGTGAATTTCTGAAGGCGGGCACCATGACCGCCGCCGCCCTGACCTTGGGCGGGTGCGCAAAGAACCCGGTTACGGGGCAGAGCCAGTTCATGCTGGTCAGCGAGGAGCAGGAGGTCCAGATGGATCGCGATGCCTCGCCCCAGCAGCTCTCAAACGATTATGGCACGACCCAGGACATGGCCTTGAATGAGTATGTGAACGGGGTGGGCAAGTCCCTGTCCGAAAAGTCACACCGGCCGCAGATGCCCTTTAATTACAATGTGGTTAACGCCAACTATGTCAACGCCTACGCTTTTCCGGGCGGGACCATCGCCTGCACGCGCGGCATCATGCTCGAGGTGGACAATGAGGCCGAGCTGGCCGCTTTGCTCGGGCACGAGATCGGCCATGTCAATGCCCGGCACACGTCTTCTCGCTTGAGTTCGCAAATGGTGATAGGCGGTGTGGCCGGTCTCGGCGGAGCGGTTATCGGGGCAAAGTATGGCGGGGCCTGGGGCTCACTGGCCGGGGGCCTGGGCGGCCTGGGCGCGGGTCTGCTTCTGGCTTCCTACAGTCGGGACGACGAGCGTCAGGCCGATGCCCTTGGCATGGAGTACATGACCAGGGCACAGTACAACCCCGACGGTATGATCGGACTCATGGAGATGCTCAACGAGCAGCATGGCCGTGAGCCGAGCGCACTGGAAGTCATGTTCGCCACCCACCCAATGAGTTCCGAGAGGCTGTCCACGGCCCGCAAGACCGCCAACGAAAAATATCTCGGCAAGAAAGAATATGCGGTGTACCGCGAGCGGTATATGGACAACACTGCGGAGTTGCGCAAGCTCGGTCCGGCCATCAAGGACATGCAGCAGGCGGAAAAGCTCGGCGGCGAGAAGAAATATGTCGAGGCCGAGGGAAAGATGAGCACGGCACTGAAGGCGGCGCCGAACGACTATACCGGCCTTTTGCTCATGTCCAAGCTGCTCATGGCCCAGAAGAAGTATGATGCGGCTTTGCCCTATGCCCAGAAGGCCGAGCAGGTGTATCCGGGCGAGGCCCAGGCCCATCAGGTCAGCGGCGTGCTCCTGGTTCAGGCCAAGAAGTACGATCAGGCCTATGACAGCTTTGCGGGATACGACAAGGCATTGCCCGGCAATCCGTATGTCGGCTTCTTCAAGGGGTATTCCCAGGAAGGCATGGGCAACCGCGATCAGGCCGCCCGCGAATATTATCAATTCCTGCAAAAGGTGAACAAGGGCGATCAGGCCCAGCACGCCTACAACCGTTTGGTGGAGTGGGGCTACGTAAGGTAG